A genomic segment from Anticarsia gemmatalis isolate Benzon Research Colony breed Stoneville strain chromosome 14, ilAntGemm2 primary, whole genome shotgun sequence encodes:
- the Sf3b3 gene encoding splicing factor 3b subunit 3 isoform X1 — protein sequence MYLYNLTLQGSTSITHAVHGNFSGTKQQEIVISRGKTLELLRPDPNTGKVHTLMKVEIFGVIRSMMSFRLTGGTKDYIVIGSDSGRIVILEYIPKKNILEKVHQETFGKSGCRRIVPGQYLAIDPKGRAVMIGAIEKQKLVYILNRDAEARLTISSPLEAHKSNTLVYHMVGVDVGFENPMFACLEIDYEEADSDPSGEAAQKTQQTLTFYELDLGLNHVVRKYSEPLEEHANFLITVPGGNDGPSGVLICSENYLTYKNLGDQHDIRCPIPRRRNDLDDPERGMIFVCSATHKTKSMFFFLAQTEQGDIFKITIETDDDMVTEIKLKYFDTVPVATAMCVLKTGFLFVACEFGNHYLYQIAHLGDEDDEPEFSSAMPLEEGDTFFFAPRPLRNLVLVDELDSLSPILACRVADLAGEDTPQVYLACGRGPRSSLRALRHGLEVAEMAVSELPGSPNAVWTVRRHKDEEYDSYIIVSFVNATLVLSIGETVEEVTDSGFLGTTPTLSCHALGNDALVQVYPDGIRHIRADKRVNEWKAPGKKSIVKCAVNQRQVVIALTGGELVYFEMDPTGQLNEYTERKKLSTEVSCMALGSVATGEQRAWFLAVGLNDNTVRIISLDPSDCLSPRSMQALPAGAESLCIVEQPFESGAKSALQLNIGLSNGVLLRTTLDSVSGDLADTRTRYLGSRPVKLFKVRVQAAEAVLAVSSRTWLGYHYQNRFHLTPLSYECLEYAAGFSSEQCAEGIVAISSNTLRILALEKLGAVFNQTYLPLEYTPRKFVINTDNNHIFILETDHNSYTEDMKKQRRVQMAQEMREAAAGGGPEEQQLANEMADAFLSDTLPENVFSSPKAGAGMWASQIRVVDMGTSGGQPTTLFKLPLEQNEAAVSGCIVRWVAHAEHAQPHLVVGVAKDMILSPRSCTQGSLHVYKIYGSTGKLELVHKTPIDEYPGALAPFNGKLLAGVGRMLRLYDIGRRKLLRKCENRHIPNLIADIKTIGQRIYASDVQESVFCLKYKKRENQLIIFADDTNPRWITNSCILDYDTVAMSDKFGNVAVMRLPQSVTDDVDEDPTGNKALWDRGLLNGASQKGDITVNFHVGETVTSLQRATLIPGGSEALLYATVSGSLGVLLPFTSREDHGFFQHLEMHMRSEHMPLCGRDHLSFRSYYYPVKNVIDGDLCEQYNSLEPAKQKAIATDLERTPAEVSKKLEDIRTRYAF from the exons ATGTATCTCTACAACTTGACTTTGCAAGGGTCTACATCCATTACACATGCCGTGCATGGGAATTTTTCCGGCACCAAACAGCAAGAAATAGTGATATCACGTGGGAAGACCCTAGAACTTTTGCGACCGGATCCCAATACCGGCAAAGTTCATACATTGATGAAAGTGGAAATATTTGGCGTCATCCGTTCTATGATGTCATTTCGGCTCACTGGAGGCACCAAAG ATTACATTGTGATTGGCTCTGATTCTGGTCGGATTGTGATATTAGAATACATCCCTAAGAAAAATATTCTGGAAAAAGTTCACCAAGAAACATTTGGGAAGTCGGGATGCAGGCGCATTGTCCCGGGTCAATACTTGGCCATTGATCCTAAAGGCAGAGCAGTTATGATCG GTGCCATTGAAAAGCAGAAGCTTGTCTACATTTTGAACAGAGATGCTGAAGCCAGACTCACTATTTCTTCTCCATTGGAAGCCCACAAGTCAAACACATTGGTATACCACATGGTTGGTGTAGATGTTGGCTTTGAAAACCCAATGTTTGCCTGTCTGGAGATTGATTATGAAGAGGCTGACTCTGATCCTTCAG GTGAAGCTGCTCAGAAAACACAACAAACCCTAACATTCTATGAACTGGATTTAGGGTTAAATCATGTAGTAAGAAAATACTCTGAACCTCTTGAAGAACATGCTAACTTCCTTATAACAGTGCCTGGAGGCAATGATGGACCATCAGGAGTACTCATTTGTTCAGAAAATTATCTGACATACAAGAACTTAGGAGACCAACACGACATTCGATGTCCTATTCCTCGACGGCGAAATGACTTGGATGATCCAGAAAGGGGCATGATATTTGTCTGCTCAGcaacacacaaaacaaaatctatGTTCTTCTTCTTAGCACAAACAGAGCAAGGAGACATATTCAAAATTACTATTGAGACTGATGATGATATGGTAACTGAGATTAAACTAAAGTACTTTGATACAGTACCTGTAGCAACAGCTATGTGTGTTCTCAAAACTGGATTCCTGTTTGTGGCTTGTGAATTTGGCAACCA CTACCTGTATCAAATTGCTCACTTGGGTGATGAAGACGATGAGCCAGAATTCAGTTCAGCAATGCCTTTAGAAGAAGGAGACACATTCTTCTTTGCACCCCGACCTCTAAGAAATCTTGTGCTTGTGGATGAACTGGACTCCCTCTCACCCATATTAg CTTGTCGTGTTGCCGACTTAGCTGGTGAGGATACACCACAAGTATATCTGGCATGTGGGCGTGGGCCAAGGTCGTCATTAAGAGCACTGAGGCATGGTCTAGAAGTAGCTGAGATGGCTGTGTCTGAGTTGCCTGGCTCACCTAATGCTGTGTGGACTGTCAGAAGGCACAAAGATG AGGAATATGATTCTTACATCATTGTGTCGTTCGTTAACGCGACGCTTGTGCTGTCTATCGGTGAGACTGTAGAAGAAGTAACGGACTCCGGTTTCCTGGGCACAACTCCGACGCTCAGCTGTCATGCACTGGGCAACGACGCTCTCGTGCAGGTGTACCCGGATGGCATCAGACACATTCGTGCCGACAAACGTGTTAACGAATGGAAGGCGCCAGGGAAAAAGTCTATCGTTAAATGTGCAGTTAACCAGAGACAAGTCGTTATCGCTTTGACTGGAGGGGAATTAGTGTATTTCGAAATGGACCCT ACTGGTCAACTCAATGAGTACACTGAAAGGAAGAAGCTGTCGACAGAAGTGTCATGTATGGCATTGGGATCTGTGGCGACTGGTGAACAGAGAGCATGGTTCTTAGCTGTGGGACTCAATGATAACACTGTCAGAATTATCTCTTTGGACCCTTCG GATTGTTTGTCACCACGGTCTATGCAAGCTTTGCCGGCCGGCGCGGAGTCATTGTGCATTGTTGAACAACCATTTGAGTCTGGAGCTAAATCTGCCTTGCAGTTAAACATTGGCCTAAGCAATGGAGTACTTTTAAGAACTACACTGGATTCCGTCAGTGGTGACTTAGCTGACACAAGAACAAG atatttggGATCGAGGCCTGTAAAACTGTTCAAAGTCCGCGTACAAGCTGCCGAGGCAGTGTTAGCTGTGTCGTCAAGAACTTGGTTGGGTTACCACTACCAGAATCGCTTCCACCTCACACCACTGTCTTACGAATGCTTGGAATATGCGGCCGGATTTAGTTCTG AACAATGTGCCGAGGGTATTGTAGCGATCTCTTCAAACACTCTTAGGATTTTGGCTCTGGAGAAGCTCGGCGCAGTTTTCAATCAGACTTACTTACCACTAGAATATACGCCTAGGAAATTCGTAATCAACACTGACAACAATCACATCTTTATTCTTGAAACCGATCACAACTCCTACACGGAAGACATGAAGAAACAAAGAAg GGTTCAAATGGCTCAAGAAATGCGAGAGGCAGCGGCAGGCGGAGGTCCTGAGGAACAGCAACTGGCAAACGAAATGGCTGATGCATTCCTTTCCGATACTTTACCTGAAAATGTATTTTCGTCGCCGAAAGCCGGAGCAg GTATGTGGGCGTCTCAAATTCGCGTTGTTGATATGGGAACCAGTGGAGGTCAACCAACCACATTATTCAAGTTACCCCTGGAACAGAACGAAGCAGCCGTGTCTGGATGTATCGTGCGATGGGTCGCCCACGCCGAGCACGCACAGCCACATTTGGTCGTCGGTGTCGCTAAAGATATGATACTTTCACCAAGATCATGTACTCAAGGCAGTTTACATGTTTATAAG ATATATGGCAGTACTGGCAAGTTGGAACTCGTTCACAAGACACCCATCGACGAATATCCTGGCGCATTAGCACCTTTCAACGGAAAACTTCTCGCAGGAGTTGGGCGCATGCTAAGGCTCTACGATATTGGCAGACGAAAATTGCTCCGTAAATGCGAAAACAGACACATTCCTAACCTCATAGCAGACATCAAAACAATCGGCCAGAGGATATATGCATCTGATGTACAAGAATCGGTTTTCTGTCTAAAATACAAGAAAAGAGAAAATCAGTTGATCATATTTGCTGATGACACCAATCCACGATGGATTACTAACAGTTGTATACTAGATTACGACACTGTAGCAATGTCTGACAAGTTCGGCAACGTAGCTGTGATGAGACTGCCACAATCTGTGACGGACGACGTTGACGAAGACCCGACTGGAAACAAAGCTCTCTGGGATAGAG GTCTTTTAAATGGAGCTTCACAGAAGGGTGACATCACGGTCAATTTCCATGTTGGCGAGACTGTGACGTCGCTGCAAAGGGCCACGCTCATTCCGGGCGGATCGGAGGCGCTATTGTACGCAACCGTCAGTGGATCTCTCGGCGTTTTACTTCCATTTACATCCAGAGAAGACCACGGTTTCTTCCAACATCTGGAGATGCACATGCGAAGTGAACACATGCCCCTATGTGGTCGTGATCACTTGTCGTTTAGAAGTTATTATTATCCAGTTAAG aATGTGATAGATGGAGATCTGTGTGAGCAGTACAACTCATTGGAGCCGGCCAAACAGAAAGCTATCGCCACCGATCTCGAGAGGACGCCCGCCGAGGTGTCTAAAAAACTGGAAGACATTAGAACTAGATACGCATTTTAA
- the Sf3b3 gene encoding splicing factor 3b subunit 3 isoform X2, with translation MYLYNLTLQGSTSITHAVHGNFSGTKQQEIVISRGKTLELLRPDPNTGKVHTLMKVEIFGVIRSMMSFRLTGGTKDYIVIGSDSGRIVILEYIPKKNILEKVHQETFGKSGCRRIVPGQYLAIDPKGRAVMIGAIEKQKLVYILNRDAEARLTISSPLEAHKSNTLVYHMVGVDVGFENPMFACLEIDYEEADSDPSGEAAQKTQQTLTFYELDLGLNHVVRKYSEPLEEHANFLITVPGGNDGPSGVLICSENYLTYKNLGDQHDIRCPIPRRRNDLDDPERGMIFVCSATHKTKSMFFFLAQTEQGDIFKITIETDDDMVTEIKLKYFDTVPVATAMCVLKTGFLFVACEFGNHYLYQIAHLGDEDDEPEFSSAMPLEEGDTFFFAPRPLRNLVLVDELDSLSPILACRVADLAGEDTPQVYLACGRGPRSSLRALRHGLEVAEMAVSELPGSPNAVWTVRRHKDESTIGR, from the exons ATGTATCTCTACAACTTGACTTTGCAAGGGTCTACATCCATTACACATGCCGTGCATGGGAATTTTTCCGGCACCAAACAGCAAGAAATAGTGATATCACGTGGGAAGACCCTAGAACTTTTGCGACCGGATCCCAATACCGGCAAAGTTCATACATTGATGAAAGTGGAAATATTTGGCGTCATCCGTTCTATGATGTCATTTCGGCTCACTGGAGGCACCAAAG ATTACATTGTGATTGGCTCTGATTCTGGTCGGATTGTGATATTAGAATACATCCCTAAGAAAAATATTCTGGAAAAAGTTCACCAAGAAACATTTGGGAAGTCGGGATGCAGGCGCATTGTCCCGGGTCAATACTTGGCCATTGATCCTAAAGGCAGAGCAGTTATGATCG GTGCCATTGAAAAGCAGAAGCTTGTCTACATTTTGAACAGAGATGCTGAAGCCAGACTCACTATTTCTTCTCCATTGGAAGCCCACAAGTCAAACACATTGGTATACCACATGGTTGGTGTAGATGTTGGCTTTGAAAACCCAATGTTTGCCTGTCTGGAGATTGATTATGAAGAGGCTGACTCTGATCCTTCAG GTGAAGCTGCTCAGAAAACACAACAAACCCTAACATTCTATGAACTGGATTTAGGGTTAAATCATGTAGTAAGAAAATACTCTGAACCTCTTGAAGAACATGCTAACTTCCTTATAACAGTGCCTGGAGGCAATGATGGACCATCAGGAGTACTCATTTGTTCAGAAAATTATCTGACATACAAGAACTTAGGAGACCAACACGACATTCGATGTCCTATTCCTCGACGGCGAAATGACTTGGATGATCCAGAAAGGGGCATGATATTTGTCTGCTCAGcaacacacaaaacaaaatctatGTTCTTCTTCTTAGCACAAACAGAGCAAGGAGACATATTCAAAATTACTATTGAGACTGATGATGATATGGTAACTGAGATTAAACTAAAGTACTTTGATACAGTACCTGTAGCAACAGCTATGTGTGTTCTCAAAACTGGATTCCTGTTTGTGGCTTGTGAATTTGGCAACCA CTACCTGTATCAAATTGCTCACTTGGGTGATGAAGACGATGAGCCAGAATTCAGTTCAGCAATGCCTTTAGAAGAAGGAGACACATTCTTCTTTGCACCCCGACCTCTAAGAAATCTTGTGCTTGTGGATGAACTGGACTCCCTCTCACCCATATTAg CTTGTCGTGTTGCCGACTTAGCTGGTGAGGATACACCACAAGTATATCTGGCATGTGGGCGTGGGCCAAGGTCGTCATTAAGAGCACTGAGGCATGGTCTAGAAGTAGCTGAGATGGCTGTGTCTGAGTTGCCTGGCTCACCTAATGCTGTGTGGACTGTCAGAAGGCACAAAGATG AATCTACTATCGGCCGATGA